Proteins found in one Rhodobacteraceae bacterium D3-12 genomic segment:
- a CDS encoding pseudouridine-5'-phosphate glycosidase, whose amino-acid sequence MKMVFSSEVRDARARGAALVALESTIITHGMPWPQNAETARLVEQDIRDAGAVPATIAVIEGALHIGLEAAELDTLAQARGVAKLSRADMAACMATGGTGATTVAATMIAARLAGIGVFATGGIGGVHRGAEQSFDVSADLQELAQTAVTVVAAGAKAILDLPKTMEVLETLGVPVIAYGQDVLPAFWSSTSDLPAPLRMDSAQEIAAGHVMRAKIAVPGGQLVANPVPKESEIPEAEIAPVIDTALREAAAQGIAAKEVTPFLLGRIFELTEGRSLATNIALVRNNARLGAAIALEISSLSDSSV is encoded by the coding sequence ATGAAGATGGTATTCAGCAGCGAAGTTCGCGATGCGCGCGCACGGGGTGCGGCGCTGGTGGCGTTGGAAAGCACGATCATAACCCACGGGATGCCTTGGCCGCAGAATGCCGAAACGGCGCGGTTGGTTGAGCAGGACATTCGCGACGCGGGCGCAGTTCCGGCGACGATTGCGGTGATTGAGGGCGCGTTGCACATCGGGCTTGAGGCGGCGGAGCTTGACACTTTGGCGCAGGCGCGTGGGGTTGCCAAGCTGAGCCGCGCCGATATGGCGGCCTGCATGGCGACGGGCGGCACCGGCGCCACAACGGTGGCGGCGACGATGATCGCGGCGCGGCTGGCGGGGATCGGCGTGTTCGCCACGGGCGGCATCGGCGGCGTGCATCGCGGCGCCGAGCAGAGTTTCGATGTTTCGGCGGATTTGCAGGAGTTGGCGCAAACTGCGGTGACGGTGGTTGCGGCAGGCGCAAAGGCCATATTGGACCTGCCCAAGACGATGGAAGTGCTTGAAACGCTGGGCGTTCCGGTGATCGCCTATGGTCAGGACGTGTTGCCGGCGTTTTGGTCATCGACATCGGATTTGCCCGCGCCGCTCAGGATGGACAGCGCGCAGGAGATCGCGGCGGGCCATGTGATGCGGGCGAAAATCGCCGTGCCGGGAGGGCAATTGGTGGCCAATCCGGTGCCAAAAGAGAGCGAAATCCCCGAGGCCGAGATCGCGCCGGTGATCGACACCGCCCTGCGCGAGGCCGCGGCTCAGGGGATCGCCGCCAAAGAGGTCACGCCGTTCCTGTTGGGGCGGATTTTTGAGCTGACCGAGGGGCGCTCTCTGGCGACGAATATTGCGCTGGTGCGCAACAATGCACGGCTCGGGGCGGCGATTGCGCTTGAAATTTCGTCGCTGAGCGACAGTTCTGTATAG
- a CDS encoding HupE/UreJ family protein: MRNLTIILSKGLILSLVASLFLVIAPRSHAHEVFPSIAEVSRKGDTLNIAIELSLEALMAKIDLSTIEDTNAAPNAADYDALRALSPAVLKEKLPAFLPGFLSSITLTVDGAPVTPTFFRAEIKDPGNDALQRQSLVFLTAPLPVGAQSVAFGWPKTYGTLILRQVGDVETPFTTTLSGGGISAPFALTGGTSQSGWSVFGSYIPIGFDHILPKGLDHILFALGLFLLAARLRPLLWQVTAFTAAHTVTLALGALGWVSVPGSIVEPLIAASICYVAIENIFTDHLNKWRPLIVFGFGLLHGLGFASVLEEFGLPDAHFIPALLGFNIGVELGQLTVIAIAFLLVGAWFRDKPWYRRVITIPASLVIAAIGAYWVVERTLL; the protein is encoded by the coding sequence ATGCGAAATCTGACAATCATCCTCTCAAAGGGCCTGATCCTGTCACTGGTTGCAAGTCTATTTCTCGTGATCGCGCCGCGCAGCCACGCGCATGAGGTGTTCCCCTCTATTGCCGAGGTTTCCCGCAAGGGTGACACCCTCAACATCGCCATCGAACTCTCTCTTGAGGCGCTGATGGCCAAGATCGACCTGAGCACAATCGAAGACACAAACGCCGCGCCAAATGCCGCCGATTACGATGCCTTGCGCGCGCTGTCTCCGGCGGTGCTCAAGGAAAAGCTGCCTGCCTTTCTGCCCGGTTTTCTCTCCAGCATAACGCTCACCGTTGATGGAGCCCCCGTGACGCCCACGTTCTTCCGCGCCGAGATCAAAGACCCCGGCAATGACGCGCTGCAACGTCAAAGCCTTGTTTTCCTCACGGCTCCGCTGCCGGTGGGGGCGCAATCCGTGGCCTTCGGCTGGCCCAAAACCTATGGCACGCTGATCCTGCGTCAGGTTGGCGATGTCGAAACCCCTTTCACCACAACGCTTTCGGGCGGCGGCATCAGCGCGCCATTCGCGCTTACAGGCGGCACGTCTCAAAGCGGCTGGTCGGTATTTGGCAGCTATATTCCCATTGGGTTTGACCACATTCTGCCCAAAGGGCTTGACCATATCCTCTTTGCGCTTGGCCTGTTCCTTTTGGCCGCACGGCTGCGCCCGCTGCTCTGGCAGGTCACAGCCTTCACCGCCGCCCATACCGTTACGCTGGCTCTGGGCGCGTTGGGCTGGGTGTCCGTTCCGGGCAGCATTGTCGAGCCGCTGATCGCCGCTTCGATCTGTTATGTCGCGATCGAAAATATCTTTACCGATCACCTCAACAAATGGCGTCCGCTGATCGTCTTCGGCTTCGGGCTGCTGCACGGGCTTGGCTTTGCCTCGGTGCTGGAAGAGTTCGGCTTGCCCGATGCGCATTTCATTCCGGCGCTGCTTGGCTTCAACATCGGGGTCGAACTGGGACAGCTCACTGTTATCGCTATTGCCTTCCTTCTGGTTGGGGCGTGGTTCCGGGACAAACCGTGGTATCGCCGTGTCATCACCATTCCCGCATCACTGGTTATCGCGGCGATCGGGGCCTATTGGGTGGTCGAACGCACGCTGCTCTGA
- a CDS encoding DUF502 domain-containing protein, translated as MSKRQDDDDTNKKRFRPFAGVRNNFLAGLVVVVPIAITIWLIWAFVGWIDSWVLPFVPGKYHPDALINRWFGDASWFIWLFGAEEVHINIRGVGVVLFLMFTVFVGWITKGLIGRSFLAWGEGLVERMPVVRSLYNGIKQIAETVFATSNEAKFDKACLVEYPRKGIWAIAFVSTKAKGEIDKRIPVDEDIISVFLPTTPNPTSGFLLFVPRHSVIELDMGVEDSAKLVISAGLVYPNPKDPSVPVGEPANAPKDATQDAAE; from the coding sequence ATGAGCAAGCGACAGGACGACGACGACACAAATAAAAAGCGGTTTCGCCCCTTTGCCGGGGTGAGGAATAATTTCCTTGCCGGTTTGGTTGTGGTCGTGCCGATTGCGATCACAATCTGGCTGATCTGGGCGTTTGTCGGCTGGATCGACAGTTGGGTGCTGCCGTTTGTGCCGGGGAAATACCACCCTGACGCGCTGATCAATCGCTGGTTTGGCGATGCGAGCTGGTTCATATGGCTGTTTGGCGCGGAAGAGGTGCATATCAACATCCGCGGTGTCGGTGTTGTGCTGTTCCTGATGTTCACGGTCTTTGTCGGCTGGATCACCAAAGGTCTGATCGGGCGCAGTTTTCTGGCCTGGGGTGAAGGGCTGGTTGAGCGGATGCCGGTTGTGCGCTCGCTCTATAACGGGATCAAACAGATCGCCGAAACGGTGTTTGCCACCTCGAACGAGGCAAAGTTCGACAAGGCCTGTCTGGTGGAATATCCGCGCAAGGGGATTTGGGCGATTGCGTTCGTGTCGACCAAGGCCAAGGGCGAAATCGACAAGCGTATTCCGGTCGATGAGGATATTATATCCGTCTTCCTGCCGACCACGCCGAACCCGACGTCGGGGTTTTTGCTGTTCGTTCCGCGCCATTCGGTGATCGAGCTGGATATGGGGGTTGAGGATTCTGCCAAGCTGGTGATTTCGGCGGGGCTGGTTTACCCGAACCCGAAAGACCCGAGCGTTCCGGTGGGAGAGCCTGCGAATGCGCCCAAGGATGCCACGCAGGATGCGGCGGAGTAA
- the rpsB gene encoding 30S ribosomal protein S2 — protein sequence MALPEFSMRQLLEAGVHFGHQTQRWNPRMGEFIYGARNGIHILDLTQTVPMLDAALNVIRETVAKGGRVLFVGTKRQAAQPVADAAEKCAQYYMNHRWLGGTLTNWQTVSQSINRLKAIDEAMEGGAEGLTKKERLGMEREQAKLQASLGGIREMGGVPDLLFVIDVKKEALAVAEANKLGIPVVAVVDTNCPPEGVDYIIPGNDDAARAIALYTDLASRAALDGMSAQLGAAGVDLGAMEEAPVEEVVAEEAPAAEAPAAEAPAQSTEA from the coding sequence ATGGCTCTTCCAGAGTTCTCCATGCGTCAGCTGCTTGAAGCCGGCGTTCACTTCGGCCACCAGACGCAGCGTTGGAATCCCCGTATGGGCGAATTCATCTATGGCGCGCGCAACGGCATCCATATTCTCGACCTGACACAGACCGTTCCGATGCTCGACGCAGCCCTGAACGTGATCCGCGAGACCGTCGCCAAAGGCGGCCGCGTTCTGTTCGTCGGCACCAAGCGTCAAGCGGCGCAACCCGTTGCAGACGCTGCAGAAAAATGCGCTCAATACTACATGAACCACCGTTGGCTCGGCGGCACTCTGACCAACTGGCAGACCGTTTCGCAGTCGATCAACCGCCTCAAAGCCATTGACGAAGCAATGGAAGGTGGCGCCGAAGGTCTCACCAAGAAAGAGCGCCTCGGGATGGAACGTGAGCAGGCCAAATTGCAAGCCTCGCTCGGCGGGATTCGCGAAATGGGCGGCGTGCCTGATCTTCTCTTTGTCATCGACGTCAAGAAAGAGGCGCTGGCCGTGGCAGAAGCCAACAAACTCGGCATCCCCGTGGTCGCCGTGGTTGACACCAATTGCCCGCCCGAAGGCGTGGATTACATCATCCCCGGCAACGACGACGCCGCACGTGCCATCGCGCTTTACACCGATCTGGCCAGCCGCGCCGCACTTGACGGCATGAGCGCACAGCTCGGCGCCGCAGGCGTTGACCTTGGCGCAATGGAAGAAGCTCCGGTTGAAGAAGTTGTGGCCGAAGAAGCGCCCGCAGCCGAAGCACCGGCGGCCGAAGCACCGGCGCAAAGCACTGAAGCCTAA
- the tsf gene encoding translation elongation factor Ts, whose translation MAITAAMVKELRDSTGAGMMDAKKALTENDGDMEAAVDWLRTKGLAKAAKKSGRTAAEGLVGVAVEGGKAVAIELNSETDFVAKNDQFQALVGDIAKTALGSNDVEALKAADMGGKSVETAVTDAIATIGENMTLRRMATLEGDAVASYVHNAAAPGMGKIGVLVAYKGGDEAFARQVAMHVAAADPRPQALNESELDPAIVEKEKQVQMDIARESGKPEAVIEKMIIGRMKKFLSEITLLNQSFVVNPDLSVADAAKEAGMEITGFVRLAVGEGVEKKEEDFAAEVAKAVQG comes from the coding sequence ATGGCGATCACAGCTGCAATGGTGAAAGAACTGCGCGACAGCACGGGCGCAGGCATGATGGACGCAAAGAAAGCGTTGACCGAAAACGACGGCGACATGGAAGCCGCCGTTGACTGGCTCCGCACCAAAGGCCTTGCGAAAGCGGCCAAGAAATCCGGTCGGACCGCGGCAGAGGGCCTCGTTGGTGTGGCTGTCGAAGGTGGCAAAGCCGTCGCGATCGAGTTGAACTCGGAAACCGACTTCGTCGCCAAAAACGATCAGTTTCAGGCGCTTGTTGGCGATATCGCTAAAACCGCGCTTGGCTCCAACGATGTCGAGGCGTTGAAAGCCGCAGACATGGGCGGAAAATCGGTTGAAACGGCCGTTACCGACGCAATCGCCACTATTGGCGAGAACATGACCCTGCGCCGGATGGCAACGCTCGAAGGCGACGCTGTTGCATCTTACGTGCACAACGCTGCCGCACCCGGCATGGGCAAGATCGGCGTTCTCGTAGCTTACAAAGGCGGCGACGAAGCGTTTGCCCGTCAGGTTGCCATGCACGTTGCTGCTGCTGACCCGCGTCCGCAGGCTCTGAACGAAAGCGAACTTGACCCGGCGATCGTTGAAAAAGAGAAGCAGGTTCAAATGGATATCGCTCGTGAGAGCGGCAAGCCCGAAGCCGTTATCGAAAAGATGATTATCGGCCGGATGAAAAAGTTCCTGTCGGAAATCACGCTTCTGAACCAATCTTTCGTGGTGAACCCCGATCTGTCCGTGGCCGATGCTGCCAAGGAAGCAGGCATGGAAATCACTGGCTTTGTGCGTCTTGCCGTGGGCGAGGGCGTTGAGAAGAAAGAAGAAGACTTCGCCGCAGAAGTCGCGAAAGCTGTTCAAGGCTAA
- a CDS encoding LysR family transcriptional regulator — protein sequence MRVIAALSDLKLVARVSEALNVTQPAVSKQIADLERIVGAPIVTRDRNRLFLTSIGQRLADHAKQALNQLDRAAFDIEAMASGVAGSVSVGVVSSVAPTLLPATIALFKSSTPQANISIKEGHFVELLPELETGALDVLIARIWQPQELPGIDQLSLFAEPVVVVAGRTHSLANRSELDWSDLVEFPWILPQANSVARRAIDALFAEYGLSPPGNTIASLSLTLNLALLKAIPALTLMPQRLAQAHAARGDIVSLPLDTRGLLSEARCFWRSEQISTNPTLTFFLKCLEKATEDLNTIPFG from the coding sequence TTGCGCGTCATTGCTGCCCTGTCCGACCTGAAACTGGTGGCGCGGGTGTCCGAAGCGCTCAACGTTACCCAGCCCGCTGTGTCCAAACAGATTGCGGATTTGGAGAGGATCGTCGGGGCGCCTATTGTGACGCGCGACCGGAACCGGTTGTTTTTAACCTCGATCGGGCAGCGGCTGGCGGATCACGCCAAGCAGGCACTCAATCAGCTTGATCGGGCCGCCTTCGATATCGAGGCCATGGCGAGCGGGGTTGCGGGGTCGGTCTCGGTCGGGGTTGTCAGCTCGGTTGCGCCAACCCTTTTGCCCGCGACCATTGCGCTGTTCAAAAGCAGCACGCCGCAGGCCAATATTTCGATCAAAGAAGGACATTTTGTCGAACTGCTTCCCGAGCTGGAGACGGGCGCGCTTGATGTGCTGATTGCGCGGATTTGGCAGCCTCAGGAATTGCCCGGCATAGACCAGCTAAGCCTTTTTGCCGAACCGGTGGTTGTTGTGGCTGGCCGCACGCATAGTCTTGCAAATCGGTCCGAGCTGGACTGGAGCGATCTGGTCGAGTTCCCGTGGATACTGCCTCAGGCCAATTCGGTGGCGCGGCGCGCGATTGATGCGCTTTTTGCCGAATACGGGCTGAGCCCGCCGGGCAATACGATTGCCTCCCTTTCGCTGACGTTGAACCTCGCTCTGCTCAAGGCGATCCCCGCGCTAACGCTCATGCCGCAACGGCTGGCTCAGGCCCATGCGGCACGCGGCGATATTGTTTCGCTTCCATTGGACACCCGCGGCCTTCTGTCCGAAGCGCGTTGCTTCTGGCGCAGCGAACAGATCAGCACCAATCCCACGCTGACGTTCTTCTTGAAATGTCTGGAAAAGGCGACCGAAGACCTGAATACCATTCCATTTGGTTAA
- a CDS encoding acyl-CoA dehydrogenase, protein MSDKPHLRAKDAPDLGSFTWEDPLRMDEQLSEEERMIRDSARAYAEEKLQPRITKAFENQETDPSIFREMGDMGLLGVTTPEEYGGLGSGYVSYGLVAREIERIDSGYRSMMSVQSSLVMYPIYAYGSEEQRKKYLPKLSSGEWIGCFGLTEPDAGSDPAGMKTRAIKTDTGYRLTGSKMWISNAPIADVFVVWAKSEAHGGKIRGFVLEKGMEGLSAPKIENKLSLRASITGEIVMKDVEVGEGALLPHVEGLKGPFGCLNRARYGISWGAMGAAEFCWHAARQYGLDRHQFKRPLAQTQLFQKKLADMQTEITLGLQASLQVGRLMDQAKAAPEMISIVKRNNCGKALDVARMSRDMHGGNGISLEFQVIRHMVNLETVNTYEGTHDVHALILGRAQTGLQAFF, encoded by the coding sequence ATGTCCGACAAACCCCATCTCCGCGCCAAAGACGCGCCCGACCTTGGCAGTTTCACATGGGAAGACCCGCTGCGCATGGACGAACAGCTCAGCGAAGAAGAGCGTATGATCCGCGATTCCGCACGCGCCTATGCCGAAGAAAAGCTCCAGCCGCGGATCACAAAAGCCTTTGAAAATCAAGAGACTGACCCCAGCATCTTCCGCGAGATGGGCGACATGGGCCTGCTCGGCGTGACCACGCCCGAGGAATACGGCGGGCTGGGCTCCGGTTATGTCTCCTATGGTCTCGTCGCACGCGAGATCGAGCGCATCGACAGCGGTTATCGCTCGATGATGTCGGTGCAGTCCAGTCTGGTGATGTATCCGATCTATGCTTACGGCTCCGAAGAGCAGCGTAAGAAATACCTGCCGAAACTTTCCTCAGGCGAATGGATCGGCTGCTTCGGCCTCACCGAACCCGACGCCGGCTCAGACCCCGCCGGAATGAAAACCCGCGCCATAAAAACCGATACAGGCTATAGACTTACGGGATCCAAGATGTGGATTTCCAACGCGCCGATCGCCGATGTGTTCGTCGTCTGGGCCAAGTCCGAAGCCCACGGCGGCAAAATTCGCGGCTTTGTGCTTGAGAAAGGCATGGAGGGTCTTTCCGCGCCGAAAATCGAGAACAAGCTAAGCCTGCGTGCGTCGATCACCGGCGAGATTGTTATGAAAGACGTCGAAGTGGGCGAGGGCGCTTTGCTGCCCCATGTCGAAGGTCTCAAAGGGCCGTTCGGCTGTCTCAACCGTGCCCGCTATGGCATCAGCTGGGGGGCGATGGGCGCGGCAGAATTCTGCTGGCACGCGGCGCGTCAATACGGGCTTGACCGTCACCAGTTCAAACGCCCCTTGGCCCAAACCCAGCTGTTCCAGAAGAAGCTGGCTGATATGCAGACCGAAATCACGCTCGGGCTTCAGGCGAGCCTTCAGGTCGGTCGGTTGATGGATCAGGCAAAAGCCGCGCCAGAGATGATCTCAATCGTCAAACGCAACAACTGCGGCAAGGCGCTCGACGTGGCACGCATGTCGCGCGACATGCACGGCGGCAACGGCATCAGTCTCGAGTTCCAGGTGATCCGCCACATGGTAAACCTTGAAACGGTGAACACCTATGAAGGCACGCATGATGTGCATGCGCTGATCCTTGGTCGTGCACAGACCGGGTTGCAGGCATTTTTCTAA
- a CDS encoding DUF4198 domain-containing protein — MSVVLFLVLVAQAATAHEFWIEAEKYQVTPVVPVKAGLFNGQSFEGVELAWFERRIAAARWGIGDAGAAFEGRAGERPALQLESGAEGLLRLIYQSQPSEVSYTEWEKFARFVTGVDAGWVLEQHRARGLSEKRIRESYTRYCKALIAVGHGAGADAFSGMEFELVVLDNPYESRPTGGIAVQVYYQGKPRGETQLEVFERAPDGGVVQTKLHTDAQGIVQVPVAAGHRYLLNAVVVRAQDVKDVPWESLWASMTFEVPR; from the coding sequence ATGAGTGTTGTCCTGTTTCTTGTGCTGGTTGCCCAAGCGGCAACAGCGCATGAGTTTTGGATAGAAGCCGAGAAATATCAAGTGACCCCGGTTGTGCCCGTGAAGGCAGGTTTGTTCAATGGGCAGAGTTTTGAAGGCGTTGAATTGGCGTGGTTCGAGCGACGGATCGCGGCTGCGCGTTGGGGCATTGGCGACGCGGGTGCAGCGTTTGAGGGGCGCGCAGGAGAGCGCCCTGCCCTACAGCTTGAAAGCGGCGCGGAGGGGCTTTTACGGCTGATTTATCAGTCGCAGCCGAGCGAGGTCAGCTATACCGAGTGGGAGAAATTCGCGCGGTTTGTGACCGGCGTGGATGCGGGCTGGGTGCTTGAGCAGCACCGCGCGCGCGGCCTGTCAGAAAAGCGCATTCGCGAAAGCTATACAAGGTATTGCAAGGCGTTGATTGCTGTCGGTCATGGCGCGGGGGCGGATGCGTTTTCGGGCATGGAGTTCGAGCTTGTTGTGCTGGACAACCCTTATGAGAGCCGGCCGACAGGCGGCATTGCGGTGCAGGTTTATTATCAGGGCAAGCCGCGCGGTGAGACGCAGCTGGAGGTGTTCGAGCGCGCACCGGACGGCGGCGTGGTGCAGACCAAATTGCACACCGATGCGCAAGGAATTGTGCAGGTGCCGGTTGCTGCCGGGCATCGGTATTTGCTGAATGCGGTGGTGGTGCGCGCGCAAGACGTGAAGGACGTGCCGTGGGAGAGCCTCTGGGCGTCGATGACGTTTGAAGTGCCGCGTTAA
- a CDS encoding LuxR family transcriptional regulator codes for MSLVDYLDEITNAPSMEALWDLHCRKMAEYGFNRLFYGYTNYRLGKSLGDPEDFIILTNHSTDYTDWFLGQSMYFHAPMVKWSLENEGCTSWGMITDMLNSNVMTESERKVFEFNQKMKVTTGYTISFKSVSPRSKGAIALTGEEDMTQADVDAVWAKHGRELLVMNNVAHLKILSLPYVGPTRGLTKRQLEALHWVGDGKTTADIALLMGLTPATVEKHLRLARDVLNVETTAQAVLKAALHKQMFVVEY; via the coding sequence ATGAGCCTTGTCGATTACCTCGACGAGATTACCAACGCACCTTCAATGGAGGCGCTTTGGGACCTGCATTGCCGCAAGATGGCTGAATACGGATTCAACCGGCTGTTTTATGGCTATACCAATTACCGGCTGGGAAAATCTCTGGGTGACCCCGAGGATTTCATCATCCTCACCAATCATAGCACCGACTATACTGACTGGTTCCTTGGCCAGTCGATGTATTTCCATGCGCCGATGGTGAAATGGTCGTTAGAGAATGAAGGCTGTACCAGCTGGGGCATGATCACAGATATGCTCAACAGCAATGTGATGACCGAGAGTGAGCGCAAAGTCTTTGAATTCAATCAGAAAATGAAAGTTACCACGGGCTACACGATCAGCTTTAAATCTGTTTCACCGCGCTCCAAGGGGGCAATTGCACTGACCGGTGAAGAAGACATGACACAAGCCGATGTCGATGCAGTTTGGGCCAAGCATGGCCGTGAATTGCTGGTCATGAATAATGTCGCGCATCTCAAGATACTGTCCCTGCCCTATGTTGGCCCTACGCGGGGTTTGACGAAACGACAGCTTGAGGCGTTGCATTGGGTCGGCGATGGGAAAACCACCGCCGATATCGCGCTTTTGATGGGGTTAACACCTGCCACGGTTGAAAAGCACCTGCGGCTGGCCCGGGATGTGCTCAACGTTGAAACTACGGCTCAAGCGGTGCTCAAAGCGGCGTTGCATAAGCAGATGTTTGTCGTGGAATACTGA
- a CDS encoding PfkB family carbohydrate kinase, whose protein sequence is MTAQHNILCIGSVLWDVIGRAQFHMRVGSDVPGRITRLPGGVAMNIAMTLARFGMRPALLSAVGRDSEGDELVRACEAFGMEVGFLYRSDDLPTDKYMAVEGANGLIAAIADAHSLEQAGDKILRPMADGRLGSEEAPFGGMVALDGNLTLGLLEEIAVSPLFAKADLRVAPASPGKAERLLPFLNHSRAVLYVNCEEAGLLCQCAFEDAAAAAKGLLERGAVRVLVTNGGEMAAEGNSEGNSGQAGGIITALPPKVLVTRVTGAGDTFMAAHIAAEARGNTGEAALQAALSAAAAYVSGEAAV, encoded by the coding sequence ATGACGGCACAACACAACATTCTTTGTATCGGCAGCGTTCTGTGGGACGTGATCGGGCGGGCGCAGTTTCATATGCGGGTCGGCTCGGACGTGCCGGGGCGGATAACCCGCCTGCCCGGCGGTGTGGCGATGAATATCGCGATGACGCTGGCGCGTTTCGGGATGCGCCCGGCGCTGTTGAGCGCGGTGGGGCGCGATAGCGAAGGCGACGAGCTTGTCCGCGCCTGTGAGGCGTTCGGGATGGAGGTTGGGTTTCTCTATCGCTCAGACGACCTTCCCACCGACAAATACATGGCCGTTGAAGGCGCCAACGGGTTGATCGCGGCGATTGCGGATGCCCATTCGTTGGAACAGGCGGGCGACAAGATTTTGCGCCCGATGGCGGACGGGCGGTTGGGCTCGGAGGAAGCGCCGTTCGGGGGGATGGTCGCTTTGGACGGGAACCTGACGCTTGGGTTGCTTGAAGAGATCGCGGTAAGCCCCTTGTTTGCAAAGGCAGATTTACGTGTTGCGCCCGCGTCGCCCGGCAAGGCGGAGCGGTTGTTGCCGTTCCTGAACCATTCGCGCGCGGTGCTTTATGTGAACTGCGAGGAAGCCGGGTTGCTGTGTCAATGCGCGTTTGAGGATGCGGCGGCGGCGGCCAAAGGGTTGCTTGAGCGCGGCGCGGTGCGGGTGTTGGTGACCAATGGCGGCGAGATGGCGGCTGAGGGGAATTCGGAGGGGAATTCGGGGCAAGCGGGCGGCATCATCACCGCCCTGCCCCCCAAGGTATTGGTGACACGCGTCACCGGCGCGGGCGATACTTTCATGGCGGCGCATATCGCCGCCGAAGCGCGCGGCAACACAGGTGAAGCGGCATTGCAGGCGGCGCTCAGCGCGGCGGCGGCCTATGTTTCGGGAGAAGCAGCAGTATGA